The genomic interval AGGGCGTTGAGCTCGGCGAGGCGGGCGTCGTAGGCGAGCTCCCACAGCTCCGGTATCTTATCCGCGAGCTTGGAGTCGTAGTAGCTTTTCGCCTGCTGCGCGGCGGCGTAGGCGTAGCTGCTGGGCATGCCTCCGACTCCGGAGGCGGCGTCGCCGTAAGCGTCGAGCGCGGCGTTTCTCCCTTCGCCCGTGAACTGCCTCGCATACGCGAGGTAGAGCGGGTCGGAGGCGTAGTCGTAACCGTCGCGCACCTCGTCAAGCCGCTGCTGAGCCGCAGCGACACGCCCCGCGTAGGCGTTCTGATACGGCGCGTAGTATTTGTCGATCCATTCATCTATTGTCATGATTTCGTTTCGCTCCTCGTTTCTTCATTATTGGTTTTCACCGGAACCGGCGCGGCGCGTCAGTTCCAGCTTCCTCCGTCCAGCGTCAGCCCGCCGGCAACGGCTGTGCGGTCGGTGTCGATCTCGATGACGTTGTCGCTGTCCAGCGTCGTCAGCGTGTATTCGAGCTGCTCCTGCAGCGCGCGGACGTAGTTGGCGACCGCGCGGACGGCTCGTTCGGTATCCATGCCGTCAAGGCTTCCGAGCTTCTGAGTGAATATCATCGCGCCGCCCCCTATTCGAGATACTCGCGGATGATGCCTTTGATAAGGCACTTTCCGCTGCCGGAAAGGCTCACCTTCAGCGAGCCGCCGGTGAAGAACGGGAGCGGCAGCTCGTAGCGGCAGTCCTCGTCCGCACGGCGCAGGTAGACCGACTCGCGGCCGCCGCCGTTGTCGGCGGTGACCTTGACGGAGGCGCCCTCCGCGAGCCATATCTTCAGCAACACGCGCAGGTAGCGGCGCGTTCCCGCGTCCTCGACGAAGGGGACGAGCGACGCGCTCCAGCCGCCGACGACGTCGTCGCCGCCGAGCTCGTAAAGCTTGCCTTCGCCGGTCAGGTACCATACCGATCCCTCGAACGCCGCGAGCGCGAAGACGTCCTTCTCGCCGTCGCAGAGCCAGATCCCGCGCCGCAGGTCGTAGGTGAAAAGCCTGCGCGCGCCGCCCTCCGTCGCGGCGACGTAATACGTGCCGCCCAGGGAAACGCCGACCGCGTCCGCGCCGAGGCGGCCGGTCTTCTGCGAGAGGTACTCCGGCTCGCCGCCGTTGTAGGCGTAGACCCCGTCGGCTCCGTTGTAGACGACGTTATCGTTGACGACGAGCGCGCTGCCGCCGCTGCCGGCTTCGCAGCCGGTCACGCGGGAGACGGTCAGACGGAAGTTCGACGGCTTCGAGCCGTAGAGCTTGTGGATGCAGTTCTCCTTCAGAAACGCGACGTAGGACGGGCAGGAGGCGATCCCCGTGAAGGGACCGTCGGTGCCGACGTCGGCGAAGTAGCTCGCCTGCGCGTGGGAGGTGTCGTAGGCGGTGAAGTTCGTCGGGTCGCCGAGCCAGGAGGCGTAAACGCGGTTGCCCGCCGCGCCCCAGAGGCGGTTGTCGTGCTCGCAGACGAAGTCGAGGTCGGGCAGCAGGCGGCTGACCGTCACCTCGCCCGAGGCGGACGACTGCGGCGTGAACGCGGCTCCGCTGAAGGTCAGCGTGCCGCCGTCGACCTCGCTCACTATCGCGGAAACGCGGTTGCATTCCGCCAGCCCCGAGCCGGAAAGCACGACTCCGTCGTTGACCTTGAAACCGAACCCGACTCCGTCCGTTCGCGTGAGCGCGCCGTCGGTCAGGACGAAGCCCGTGAAGGTCTCGACGCGTTCGAGCGAGCCGCTTTCGCCCGCCGACGGGCGGTAGTATTTCTTATCCGGGAAAACGCAGAGCGCTCCGGAGATGAACGCGAACTGCTTTTTCGTTTCCGTCAGGCCGGTCATCACGCGAGTGGCGACGCTGCCGTCGAACTCCCATAGGTCGGTATCGGCGGCGACGTAGAGCTTCCCGTTCGCCGCGGTCATGCCGTGCGGAACGCCGAAGGTGTGCGCGATGCGGTCGGAGTAGCGCGGGCTGAGGTACGGCGCCCGCTCGGCGGTGAGTCCGGCGCAGTCGGTCAGCTCGCCCTCTTTCGCGAGGTCTGTGCGGTTCAGACCGCCGAAGTACGCGGTCTGCCGCGTCTTTTTATTTTCTCTGTAAGGGAGCTTCGGGAGCATATCACAACCTCACGTTTCTGAAGCCCCCGGAGTCGAGGGCGTAGTTTTTCGCCGACTGCCGCTTGAAAGCGTCGAGCAGCTTCTCGAAGGCGGCCGCCGAGTTGAAGTAGCGCGCCGTCTCGCCGGAGGCGAGGTCGAGCTGCGCGGCGCACCAGAGGACGTAGAGCTCGCCGTAGGGCGCGGCGGCGGAAAGCTCCGCGTCCGCGTCCTCAGGCCAGGTCAGCGCACGGGGCTGAGCGCCCAGCACTTCGGCGCGGAGGCGCCCGTCGAGCGCGATGATCCACGCTGCCTTCGTCTCAGCGGAGGCGGCGTTCGGCCGCAGCCCGTCGACCGCGGCGATGGTAGTGTTTATGGTCATGGGTGTTTCTCCTTTATATCTGCCGCCGAAGGCGGCAATATCACTGCGCCGCAGGCGCAATATCACTGACGCGAAGCGTCAATATCACTATGGCGAAGCCATAATATCACTGCCGCCGCAGGCGGCGCACCGGCTCCCCTGTGCAAGGGGAGCTGTCATTTTTGCGGAGCAAAAATGACTGAGGGGTTGTCGCCGCCGCAGGCGGCGCATCCTGTCATTCCGAGGAGGAGGCAGCGCCTCCGACGAGGAATCCCCTTCCTTATGCAGACGGCTGCGAAAGGTGTGGGATCCCTCGGGCTTCGCCCTCGGGATGACAGCGGTGACGCGTCGGCGTCATCTCGTCAGCAGCAGCACTATCAGGCTTACCACTCCGGCGATCACCGCGCCGGCGATGATGCGTGTTATCTGCAGCAGACTGTCAAGCCGCGTTTCTATGCGGGCGAAGCGCACGTTGCCGTCGGCGAGGCGGCGGTCGATCTCGGCGCGGTGCCGTCTGCATTCGGCATGCGTTACGTATTCGTTCATTAAAATCCGTCTTTCTTTGTGGGATTATTCAGCACGCCGAAGCTCACGAACGCCTGCAAAACGCCCGCGACGGCGGCGTTGACCGCCTCCGACTGCGCGACGGAAACGGCGCCCGCCGCGACGAGCAGCGAAAGCGCCTGCGCCGCGAGCGACGACCAGAAGACCCACGATTTCAGTCTGTTCCTCATTTCGCGCCTCCCGCCGCGCCGACCTGCGCGGCGTCCACCCAGCCCCAGACGTTGCTGGAGGTGCCGATGAGATGGTAGGGGTGCGGACGCCCCTCCGCGATCTTCGTCAGACGCGCCTTGCCGGGCGTGCGGGTGCCTCCGGTGGGCTTGACCGCGTCGGAGGAGACGAAGTGAGCGCCGCCGCTGAACTCCACGAGGTCGCCGACGGCGAAGCGCGGACGCTCCGGCGTTTCCTCTTTCGCGGCCGCGGCGTTCGCGGGCTTGCCGAAGACGGCGCAGACCGCGCCGCATATCGCGGAGGCGATGTGCTCGGGATCCCAGCGCGAGAGGTCGGACGGGTTATCGCAGAAGAGCGATTCGACGATGACCGTGTTGCGCTTCCCGTTGCCGCGGATGACGCCGTAGTAGTCGGCGTTGTGAGCGCCGTTCCACTTGACCGAGGGCTTGCCGCCGTTGCGGCGGCGCGTGCCGATCGAGTCGGAGACGGCGTCGAGAATGAGCTGGGCGGCCTGCGCGGCCTTCGGCGCGGCGGAGTCCGCGAAGACGGACTTGATGACGCTCGTGCCGTTCGCGCCCTTTCCGTAGGCGTTGTGATGTATCGAAAGCATCAGGTCGCAGTTGTTATTCGCGCCGCATCTGCCGCGGTCGACGACGCCGGAAGCGTCGTTGCCGATCGAAACGACGGAATGCCCCGCCGCGGTGAGCAGCTGCGCG from Clostridia bacterium carries:
- a CDS encoding N-acetylmuramoyl-L-alanine amidase yields the protein MSKIVIDCGHNAVGDRGARCADGRTENELNQAVSKRLAQLLTAAGHSVVSIGNDASGVVDRGRCGANNNCDLMLSIHHNAYGKGANGTSVIKSVFADSAAPKAAQAAQLILDAVSDSIGTRRRNGGKPSVKWNGAHNADYYGVIRGNGKRNTVIVESLFCDNPSDLSRWDPEHIASAICGAVCAVFGKPANAAAAKEETPERPRFAVGDLVEFSGGAHFVSSDAVKPTGGTRTPGKARLTKIAEGRPHPYHLIGTSSNVWGWVDAAQVGAAGGAK